The following proteins come from a genomic window of Macadamia integrifolia cultivar HAES 741 chromosome 14, SCU_Mint_v3, whole genome shotgun sequence:
- the LOC122061536 gene encoding late embryogenesis abundant protein 6-like, translated as MQTIKEKIQDMSAMRQVKAEAKAEEQAEKELAKARLDVAREVRKAKEAEAQMDLHVTKAAERVDKEIAKHQELGVNDPIVGITDDSQDRLPVSAGGNMGTTTNINTNNMTNTAAAKPNPNPKLF; from the exons atgcaGACTATTAAGGAGAAGATACAAGACATGAGCGCTATGCGCCAGGTCAAAGCTGAAGCCAAGGCTGAAGAACAG GCTGAGAAAGAACTTGCCAAGGCAAGATTGGATGTTGCTCGTGAGGTAAGGAAGGCAAAAGAAGCAGAGGCCCAGATGGATTTGCATGTGACAAAAGCTGCAGAGAGGGTTGACAAGGAGATTGCAAAGCACCAGGAGCTTGGAGTTAATGATCCCATTGTTGGAATTACAGACGACAGCCAGGACCGCCTTCCAGTGAGTGCTGGCGGAAATATGGGCACCACCACTAACATTAACACTAACAATATGACTAACACGGCGGCGGCCAAGCCTAATCCCAACCCCAAGTTATTTTAA
- the LOC122061534 gene encoding mannose-1-phosphate guanylyltransferase 1-like isoform X2 has product MRSVLEEFEMKVGIKITCSQETEPLGTAGPLALVREKLSESDETFFVLNSDVTCRYPFKEMIEFHKSHGGEASILVTKVDEPSKYGVVVLDEETGRVRNFVEKPKIFVGNKINAGIYLLNTCLLDRIQPRPTSIEREVFPTIANEGQLFAMVLTGFWMDIGQPKDYLKGLRLYLDHERRNSPQDFSRGPNIIGNVLIDSSAKVGEGCIIGPDVVVGPDCVIESGVRLSSCTLMKGVRVKNSAHVSGSIIGWYSTIGESVLVSNMAVLGEDVHVSDTMYLNGVVVLPHKEIKSHFVKPEIIM; this is encoded by the exons ATGCGGAGTGTGCTAGaggaatttgagatgaaggttGGGATCAAGATCACTTGCTCACAGGAGACAGAGCCTCTGGGTACAGCAGGGCCACTGGCCCTTGTGAGAGAAAAGCTGTCTGAGTCTGATGAGACATTCTTCGTCCTCAACAGTGACGTTACCTGCAGGTATCCATTCAAAGAGATGATTGAATTCCACAAATCTCATGGTGGAGAAGCATCAATTTTGGTTACTAAG GTGGATGAACCTTCAAAATATGGCGTCGTCGTTCTTGATGAGGAAACAGGGAGGGTCAGGAATTTTGTGGAGAAACCAAAGATCTTTGTTGGTAACAAGATAAATGCTGGAATCTACCTCCTGAACACCTGTCTTCTTGACAGAATTCAGCCCAGGCCTACATCAATAGAACGAGAAGTCTTCCCCACCATTGCAAATGAAGGACAGCTCTTTGCCATGGTCTTAACAGGGTTCTGGATGGATATTGGACAGCCCAAGGATTATCTTAAGGGCTTGAGATTGTACTTGGATCATGAAAGAAGGAATTCACCCCAAGACTTCTCTAGAGGACCCAATATCATTGGAAATGTTCTCATTGACAGCAGTGCCAAAGTTGGAGAAGGCTGCATTATTGGACCTGATGTAGTTGTTGGCCCTGATTGTGTGATAGAATCCGGAGTGCGGCTATCATCCTGCACACTGATGAAGGGGGTCAGAGTGAAAAACTCTGCTCATGTGTCTGGCAGCATCATTGGATGGTATTCAACCATCGGAGAGTCAGTTCTGGTCAGCAATATGGCGGTTCTTGGGGAGGATGTCCATGTCAGTGACACAATGTACCTGAACGGCGTAGTGGTTCTCCCACACAAGGAGATAAAATCACATTTTGTGAAGCCAGAAATCATAATGTAA
- the LOC122061534 gene encoding mannose-1-phosphate guanylyltransferase 1-like isoform X1 has translation MKAVILVGGFGTRLRPLTLTKPKPLVEFANKPIILHQIEALKDVGVTEVILAINYQPQVMRSVLEEFEMKVGIKITCSQETEPLGTAGPLALVREKLSESDETFFVLNSDVTCRYPFKEMIEFHKSHGGEASILVTKVDEPSKYGVVVLDEETGRVRNFVEKPKIFVGNKINAGIYLLNTCLLDRIQPRPTSIEREVFPTIANEGQLFAMVLTGFWMDIGQPKDYLKGLRLYLDHERRNSPQDFSRGPNIIGNVLIDSSAKVGEGCIIGPDVVVGPDCVIESGVRLSSCTLMKGVRVKNSAHVSGSIIGWYSTIGESVLVSNMAVLGEDVHVSDTMYLNGVVVLPHKEIKSHFVKPEIIM, from the exons ATGAAAGCAGTTATCCTTGTTGGTGGATTTGGTACCCGCTTAAGGCCCTTGACACTCACTAAGCCAAAACCACTGGTTGAGTTTGCAAATAAGCCAATTATTTTGCATCAG ATTGAGGCCCTTAAAGATGTGGGAGTTACTGAAGTTATCTTGGCCATCAATTACCAACCACAG GTCATGCGGAGTGTGCTAGaggaatttgagatgaaggttGGGATCAAGATCACTTGCTCACAGGAGACAGAGCCTCTGGGTACAGCAGGGCCACTGGCCCTTGTGAGAGAAAAGCTGTCTGAGTCTGATGAGACATTCTTCGTCCTCAACAGTGACGTTACCTGCAGGTATCCATTCAAAGAGATGATTGAATTCCACAAATCTCATGGTGGAGAAGCATCAATTTTGGTTACTAAG GTGGATGAACCTTCAAAATATGGCGTCGTCGTTCTTGATGAGGAAACAGGGAGGGTCAGGAATTTTGTGGAGAAACCAAAGATCTTTGTTGGTAACAAGATAAATGCTGGAATCTACCTCCTGAACACCTGTCTTCTTGACAGAATTCAGCCCAGGCCTACATCAATAGAACGAGAAGTCTTCCCCACCATTGCAAATGAAGGACAGCTCTTTGCCATGGTCTTAACAGGGTTCTGGATGGATATTGGACAGCCCAAGGATTATCTTAAGGGCTTGAGATTGTACTTGGATCATGAAAGAAGGAATTCACCCCAAGACTTCTCTAGAGGACCCAATATCATTGGAAATGTTCTCATTGACAGCAGTGCCAAAGTTGGAGAAGGCTGCATTATTGGACCTGATGTAGTTGTTGGCCCTGATTGTGTGATAGAATCCGGAGTGCGGCTATCATCCTGCACACTGATGAAGGGGGTCAGAGTGAAAAACTCTGCTCATGTGTCTGGCAGCATCATTGGATGGTATTCAACCATCGGAGAGTCAGTTCTGGTCAGCAATATGGCGGTTCTTGGGGAGGATGTCCATGTCAGTGACACAATGTACCTGAACGGCGTAGTGGTTCTCCCACACAAGGAGATAAAATCACATTTTGTGAAGCCAGAAATCATAATGTAA